The Candidatus Binataceae bacterium genome has a window encoding:
- the trpB gene encoding tryptophan synthase subunit beta — protein sequence MPNLPDSHGHFGQFGGKYVAEILMPALFELEQAYKDARRDPAFRKELAERSREYVGRPTPLYLCENLTAKFGGAKIYLKREDLCHTGAHKVNNTLGQALLAVRMKKTRITAETGAGQHGVATATMAALFQRECEVFMGAVDVERQALNVFRMKLLGAKVTSVDAGSRSLKDAMNEAIRDWIATVSNTYYLIGSAAGPHPYPMIVRDLQCVIGNEARRQVIKKEGRLPDVLVACVNGGSNAIGIFYPFIKDKNVRLVGVEAAGLGISGPMHAATMALGQVGVLHGSKSYLLQDELGQVRETHSIAAGLDYPGVGPEHSYLKDSGRAEYHSVTDAEALDALKTLSENEGIIPALESAHALAHAFKLAPTLSKEQIMIVNLSGRGDKDMQTVASAFGVSL from the coding sequence ATGCCAAATCTACCCGATAGCCACGGCCACTTCGGCCAGTTCGGCGGAAAATATGTGGCCGAAATTCTGATGCCGGCGCTGTTCGAGCTCGAGCAGGCCTACAAGGACGCGCGGCGCGACCCGGCCTTTCGCAAGGAGCTGGCCGAGCGCTCGCGCGAGTACGTCGGCCGTCCCACGCCGCTCTACCTGTGCGAGAACCTCACCGCGAAGTTCGGCGGCGCGAAGATTTACCTGAAGCGCGAGGACCTCTGCCACACCGGCGCGCACAAGGTGAACAACACTCTCGGTCAAGCTCTGCTAGCTGTCAGGATGAAGAAGACACGCATCACGGCCGAAACCGGCGCCGGACAGCATGGCGTCGCGACTGCGACGATGGCGGCGCTCTTCCAGCGCGAGTGCGAAGTCTTCATGGGCGCGGTCGACGTCGAGCGCCAGGCGCTCAACGTCTTTCGTATGAAGCTGCTCGGGGCGAAAGTGACCAGTGTCGATGCCGGCAGCCGCAGCCTCAAGGACGCGATGAACGAGGCGATTCGCGACTGGATCGCAACCGTGAGCAACACTTACTACCTGATCGGCAGCGCCGCAGGACCGCATCCGTACCCGATGATCGTGCGCGACCTTCAGTGCGTGATCGGCAACGAAGCGCGCCGCCAGGTGATCAAGAAGGAAGGGCGCCTGCCCGACGTGCTGGTCGCGTGCGTCAACGGCGGCTCCAACGCGATCGGAATTTTCTATCCGTTCATCAAGGACAAGAATGTGCGCCTCGTCGGCGTCGAGGCCGCGGGCCTCGGTATCAGCGGTCCGATGCATGCCGCGACGATGGCGCTCGGCCAGGTCGGAGTGCTGCACGGCAGCAAGAGCTATCTGCTGCAGGACGAGCTTGGGCAGGTGCGCGAGACGCATTCGATCGCGGCGGGCCTCGACTACCCCGGCGTTGGCCCCGAGCATTCTTATCTGAAGGATAGCGGGCGCGCCGAGTACCACTCCGTTACCGATGCCGAGGCGCTCGACGCGCTCAAAACGCTGTCGGAGAACGAGGGCATTATTCCGGCACTGGAAAGCGCGCACGCCCTCGCGCATGCGTTCAAGCTCGCGCCGACGCTGTCGAAGGAACAAATCATGATCGTCAATCTCTCGGGCCGCGGCGACAAGGACATGCAGACCGTCGCGAGCGCATTTGGAGTTTCGCTCTGA
- a CDS encoding VOC family protein has product MANEPIGKLDHIGIAVRSVAEARKFFEGILGAKFMFEHANAAAGYTLAEFELNGLCIELLEPLGENSFLHKFLEKKGEGMHHLTFNVPDSKGKAAELKTQGVRIVDETEWSPTSYEAFISPRSAHGVLIQLGNGYPTLSYDPAWAEKTK; this is encoded by the coding sequence ATGGCAAACGAACCGATCGGCAAGCTCGACCATATTGGAATCGCCGTGCGCAGCGTCGCCGAGGCGCGCAAATTTTTCGAGGGAATCCTTGGCGCGAAGTTCATGTTCGAGCACGCCAACGCCGCCGCCGGATATACCCTCGCCGAGTTCGAGTTGAACGGCCTCTGTATCGAGTTGCTCGAGCCGCTCGGCGAAAATTCGTTCCTGCACAAGTTCCTGGAAAAGAAGGGCGAGGGGATGCATCACCTGACCTTCAACGTTCCCGATTCCAAGGGCAAAGCGGCGGAGCTGAAAACGCAGGGCGTGCGAATCGTCGATGAGACCGAATGGTCTCCCACTTCCTACGAGGCCTTCATCTCGCCGCGCTCGGCGCACGGCGTGCTGATTCAACTCGGCAACGGATACCCGACGCTGTCGTACGATCCCGCGTGGGCGGAGAAGACGAAATGA
- a CDS encoding phosphoribosylanthranilate isomerase: MTTRVKICGITRVEDALAAIEFGTDFIGINFYAKTPRYIGDKARAVRDAIGGRARVVGVFVDAPRDYVEQRRREFALDLLQFSGNEPDDAVQGWDVPVIRALRIKPEQAIDLASGIADYILLDAFDSKLFGGTGHRVALERLRGLDLSRVFVAGGLNPDNVAEAAALHPHAVDCASGVESAPGIKDHDKMRSFIANAKSTR; the protein is encoded by the coding sequence ATGACCACGCGCGTGAAAATCTGTGGAATCACGCGCGTGGAAGACGCGCTCGCCGCGATCGAATTCGGTACCGACTTCATCGGGATCAACTTTTACGCAAAGACTCCGCGTTATATCGGTGACAAGGCGCGCGCAGTGCGCGATGCGATCGGCGGTCGCGCGCGCGTCGTCGGCGTTTTCGTCGATGCGCCTCGCGATTACGTCGAACAACGCCGCCGCGAGTTTGCGCTCGACCTGCTCCAGTTCTCTGGCAACGAGCCTGACGACGCGGTGCAAGGCTGGGACGTTCCTGTCATCCGCGCGCTGCGCATCAAGCCCGAGCAGGCGATCGATCTCGCAAGCGGCATAGCCGATTACATCCTGCTCGACGCGTTTGATTCGAAACTGTTCGGCGGTACGGGCCATCGCGTTGCGCTCGAGCGTTTGCGCGGTCTCGATTTGAGCCGCGTGTTCGTTGCCGGTGGCCTGAATCCCGACAACGTTGCGGAGGCCGCCGCGCTGCATCCCCATGCCGTCGATTGCGCGAGCGGGGTCGAGTCGGCGCCCGGCATCAAGGATCATGACAAGATGAGGAGTTTCATCGCGAATGCCAAATCTACCCGATAG
- the trpD gene encoding anthranilate phosphoribosyltransferase, producing MSFAHDALVAAIEGRTLTDAEAERVFGEIMDGEVPDAVVGGFLVALKVKGAEAGEMTGAVRAMLKRAVPLNLRDGEVLDTCGTGGDGASTFNISTGAALIAAAAGVPVAKHGNRAISGTVGTADLLEAMGIKIDLDPAGLLRSLDSAGCCLIFAPAYHPGLRRLAPLRRELRIRTIFNLIGALGSPARPHYHLFGVADPGLIMGMAKTLVALGTRRAMVVHGQGGVDEISLAGPTRIAEVREDRSIVEYEVTPEQFGIERGDIRALVVRDLDDAVHMMRTALAGGRGPAQDVLALNAGAAIYLFGKAKSLADGVARAFEVIASGSALGVIEKMKQASQVTQS from the coding sequence ATGAGCTTTGCCCACGACGCGCTGGTCGCGGCGATCGAAGGCCGCACGCTCACCGACGCCGAAGCTGAACGCGTATTCGGCGAGATCATGGACGGCGAGGTTCCCGACGCTGTCGTGGGAGGATTTCTCGTCGCGCTCAAAGTCAAAGGCGCCGAAGCGGGTGAGATGACCGGCGCGGTGCGCGCGATGCTGAAGCGTGCGGTGCCGCTGAATCTGCGTGACGGCGAGGTGCTTGACACCTGCGGCACGGGGGGAGATGGAGCGAGCACCTTCAATATTTCCACCGGCGCGGCGCTCATCGCGGCGGCCGCGGGAGTGCCGGTTGCGAAGCATGGCAATCGCGCGATCAGCGGCACGGTCGGCACCGCGGATCTGCTCGAAGCGATGGGGATCAAGATCGATCTCGATCCCGCCGGCCTTTTGCGCAGCCTCGATTCCGCCGGCTGCTGTCTGATTTTCGCGCCCGCGTATCATCCTGGTCTTCGCCGCCTGGCGCCGCTGCGGCGCGAGCTTCGCATCCGCACGATTTTCAATTTAATTGGCGCACTCGGAAGCCCCGCGCGCCCGCATTATCATTTGTTTGGCGTCGCCGATCCGGGACTCATCATGGGGATGGCGAAGACTCTCGTTGCGCTCGGAACGCGGCGCGCGATGGTCGTACATGGGCAGGGCGGCGTCGATGAGATCTCGCTCGCCGGGCCGACTCGTATCGCCGAGGTTCGCGAGGATAGATCGATCGTGGAATACGAAGTCACGCCGGAGCAGTTCGGGATCGAGCGCGGCGATATTCGCGCACTGGTCGTCCGTGATCTCGACGACGCCGTACACATGATGCGCACCGCTCTTGCGGGTGGTAGAGGGCCTGCGCAGGATGTACTCGCGCTCAATGCCGGCGCGGCAATTTATCTCTTCGGCAAAGCGAAGTCGCTCGCGGACGGCGTCGCGCGAGCTTTCGAGGTAATTGCGTCGGGAAGTGCTTTGGGAGTGATTGAAAAGATGAAGCAGGCGAGCCAGGTGACTCAGTCATGA
- a CDS encoding SPOR domain-containing protein — protein MRFEIKAGGAFLIVAGVLGLSCAVFGLGLVAGYEMAKQNQPDINQISTAYPLPNSPASASSAASASIAAVPSNPAPAPSVAEAAPPPAPVTIPSAAWHGKPRVRATPIGGEATVATAARPRTMLKPRAVATQDEDEDEDSASVSEPAPAVAPPPVAAPPANKKGFNIQVEAVMDKSGADAMVARLKSLGYNAQSYQTTLGGQTWYRVRVGPYYSEEEAKAAQDKLRDQYRQAYTTSH, from the coding sequence ATGCGATTCGAAATCAAAGCAGGCGGGGCGTTCTTAATCGTCGCGGGTGTGCTGGGACTCTCGTGCGCCGTGTTCGGGCTCGGACTGGTAGCGGGCTACGAAATGGCCAAGCAGAACCAGCCCGACATCAACCAAATATCCACAGCTTATCCACTGCCCAATTCGCCAGCTTCGGCGAGCAGTGCTGCGTCTGCGTCGATCGCCGCAGTTCCCTCCAATCCAGCCCCGGCGCCTTCGGTTGCCGAAGCCGCTCCACCTCCCGCGCCGGTCACGATTCCATCGGCGGCGTGGCATGGAAAGCCTCGTGTACGCGCGACGCCGATCGGCGGCGAAGCGACAGTTGCGACTGCGGCGCGGCCTCGCACGATGCTCAAGCCGCGCGCGGTTGCGACTCAGGACGAGGACGAGGATGAAGATAGCGCCTCAGTCAGCGAGCCTGCGCCCGCTGTAGCACCTCCGCCTGTCGCAGCTCCTCCGGCCAACAAAAAGGGATTCAACATCCAGGTTGAAGCGGTGATGGATAAGAGCGGCGCCGATGCGATGGTGGCGCGGCTCAAGAGTCTCGGCTACAACGCGCAATCGTATCAGACGACCCTGGGCGGTCAGACTTGGTATCGCGTTCGCGTCGGCCCCTACTATAGCGAGGAAGAAGCGAAAGCCGCGCAGGACAAGCTCCGCGATCAGTATCGGCAAGCGTACACAACGTCGCACTGA
- the trpC gene encoding indole-3-glycerol phosphate synthase TrpC produces MSSMLDSIYAAKRVELDQRKQAVPLEQIKEMAMKMPVPRDFVGALKHKPLAIIAEIKRASPSKGDILPGLDPIAVARDYADTGAAAISVLTDRHFKGTLDDLRAVRGAVSIPLLRKDFMFDPYQVYEARAADADCILLIAAMLSHDEVRSLAALASELGLATLVEVHNNEEFKFAQGIDTKLIGINNRDLHTFVTDIAVTERLLASYRGDALVVAESGINTAVDIERLYNAGARAFLIGESLLRGGNPRAHLAELLNSRSRTEAHK; encoded by the coding sequence ATGAGCTCGATGCTCGATAGTATCTACGCGGCCAAGCGCGTCGAGCTCGACCAGCGCAAGCAAGCGGTGCCGCTTGAACAGATCAAAGAAATGGCGATGAAAATGCCGGTGCCGCGCGACTTCGTTGGCGCGCTCAAGCACAAGCCGCTCGCGATAATCGCCGAGATCAAGCGCGCCTCGCCGAGCAAGGGCGATATCCTGCCCGGCCTCGATCCGATCGCGGTGGCTCGCGATTACGCCGATACCGGCGCAGCCGCGATTTCCGTGCTCACCGACCGGCACTTCAAGGGCACGCTCGACGATTTGCGCGCGGTGCGGGGCGCGGTTTCGATCCCGCTGCTGCGCAAGGACTTCATGTTCGATCCGTACCAGGTCTACGAAGCGCGCGCGGCGGACGCAGATTGTATTTTGCTGATTGCTGCGATGCTCTCGCATGACGAGGTGCGAAGTCTCGCCGCGCTCGCGTCGGAGCTTGGGCTTGCAACGCTCGTCGAAGTTCACAACAACGAGGAATTCAAATTCGCGCAGGGCATCGACACAAAGCTCATCGGCATCAACAATCGCGACCTGCATACCTTCGTCACCGATATAGCAGTGACGGAGCGGCTGCTCGCGAGCTATCGCGGCGATGCGCTCGTAGTCGCGGAGAGCGGCATCAACACTGCCGTTGACATCGAGCGACTCTACAACGCCGGAGCGCGCGCCTTTTTGATCGGCGAGAGCCTGCTGCGCGGCGGTAATCCGCGCGCGCATCTCGCGGAGCTGCTCAACTCGCGCTCGCGCACCGAGGCGCATAAGTAA
- the trpE gene encoding anthranilate synthase component I: MLTPSEREFEDLAKQGFNLIPVFREVAADLETPVSAFLKVAREDYAFLLESVRGGEKWGRYTFLGSEPSIVIRARKNRMDIIRPGRGVEVRSITNAFEELRAEVKRLRSPELPTLPRFSGGAVGFLAYDIVRCFEKIPETAHDDLGVPDLYLMFTDTMLCFDNVRQTLKIIANVPIEEFATTHLAYESGRVKIDNIIERLKGPAVLPHPEAATAPIASDATITSNQTREGYMAMVAAAKEYIAAGDIIQVVPSQRFEAPLTAHPFNIYRSLRTINPSPYMFYLRLGDHTIVGASPEVMVRVEGRDVTLRPIAGTRRRGVTEAEDKAMEEELLADPKERAEHVMLVDLGRNDVGRVSDIGSVKVTELMVVERYYSVMHIVSNVVGKLREGLDAFDAFAATFPQGTVSGAPKIRAMQIIDELETMRRGVYAGAVGYFSFTGNTDTAIALRTLLIKNNRVYMQAGGGVVADSDPGAEFEESVNKARAMVRALQAARDLEAEARR, from the coding sequence ATGCTGACACCGAGCGAGCGCGAATTCGAAGATCTCGCGAAACAGGGATTCAATCTGATCCCGGTCTTTCGCGAGGTCGCCGCCGATCTCGAGACGCCCGTTTCGGCATTCCTCAAGGTCGCGCGCGAGGACTATGCCTTCCTGCTCGAGAGCGTGCGCGGCGGCGAGAAGTGGGGGCGCTACACCTTTCTCGGCTCGGAACCCTCGATAGTCATTCGCGCGCGCAAGAACCGGATGGACATCATCAGGCCCGGCCGCGGCGTCGAGGTGCGATCGATCACCAACGCTTTCGAGGAGTTGCGCGCCGAGGTCAAGCGCCTCCGTTCGCCCGAGTTGCCGACTCTGCCGCGCTTCTCAGGCGGAGCCGTGGGATTTCTCGCCTATGACATCGTGCGGTGCTTCGAGAAGATTCCTGAAACCGCGCACGACGATCTCGGTGTTCCCGATCTATACCTGATGTTCACCGACACGATGCTGTGCTTCGACAACGTGCGGCAGACGCTGAAGATCATCGCCAACGTTCCTATCGAGGAGTTCGCGACGACGCATCTTGCCTATGAAAGCGGGCGCGTCAAAATCGATAACATCATCGAGCGGCTGAAAGGTCCTGCTGTGCTGCCGCATCCCGAGGCCGCGACTGCCCCGATAGCCAGCGATGCGACGATCACGTCGAATCAAACCCGCGAAGGTTACATGGCGATGGTCGCGGCGGCCAAGGAATACATCGCGGCGGGCGATATCATCCAGGTGGTGCCGTCGCAGCGCTTCGAGGCTCCCCTGACGGCGCATCCATTCAACATCTATCGCAGCCTGCGCACCATCAATCCGTCGCCCTACATGTTTTATCTGCGGCTCGGCGATCACACGATCGTTGGAGCGTCGCCCGAGGTGATGGTTCGAGTCGAAGGCCGCGACGTAACGCTGCGGCCGATCGCGGGCACGCGCCGCCGCGGGGTGACGGAGGCCGAAGATAAGGCGATGGAAGAAGAGCTGCTCGCCGATCCCAAGGAGCGCGCCGAGCACGTGATGCTCGTCGATCTCGGGCGCAACGACGTCGGCCGCGTGTCCGATATCGGCTCGGTCAAAGTCACGGAGCTGATGGTCGTCGAGCGCTACTATAGCGTGATGCATATCGTGTCGAACGTCGTGGGCAAGCTGCGCGAGGGCCTCGATGCGTTCGATGCGTTCGCAGCTACGTTCCCGCAGGGCACGGTGTCTGGTGCGCCGAAGATTCGCGCCATGCAGATTATCGACGAGCTTGAAACGATGCGCCGCGGCGTCTATGCGGGCGCGGTCGGTTACTTCAGCTTCACCGGCAATACCGACACCGCGATCGCGCTGCGCACGCTGCTGATCAAGAACAATCGCGTTTACATGCAGGCGGGCGGCGGCGTCGTGGCCGATTCCGATCCCGGCGCCGAGTTCGAGGAGTCCGTCAACAAGGCGCGCGCGATGGTCCGTGCGCTGCAAGCGGCGCGCGACCTCGAAGCCGAGGCGCGGAGGTAA
- the argS gene encoding arginine--tRNA ligase, whose product MKELIVSILGAAIERAHASGKLASQSPPITIEAPKDPAHGDAASNIALALARAEGKAPRAIAEAIKSHIELPAEVSEVSIAGPGFINFRMAPAYWHSEMRRAARVAANFWKPRKFQIRPGAGDKIQVEFLSANPTGPLTVGHGRNAVLGDAVSRLYEAAGFAVTREYYFNDGGRQMKLLGESVRVRYLQALGRDATLPEDGYQGEYIADIARELVKVQGEKLLEVTDLDVFRQAAVKSIFADINRTCDRLKIHFDRFTNELDLMNDGRVDSVLEELKKRDLTVEEDGAIWLRAEPLGLAKNAVLVRSGPDRQPTYRTPDIAYHIEKLERGFDLIVDVFGADHIAEHQQVVAAVKALGHDTTSIKAIIYQFVTLTRGGEKVKMSTRKATYVTLDELIDEVGPDVVRFFFLFRKSDSHLDFDLDLARKQAPENPVFYVQYAHARLASVFREAAKVELALPTDTSATDLALLSAEELELAKRAVALPDVMTAAAEALEPHRIPFYLLELAGEFHRYYNKPSNRIISPDRDLSLARMFLADILRAAFAGGLGLLGVSAPERM is encoded by the coding sequence ATGAAGGAGCTTATCGTTTCGATCCTCGGCGCCGCGATTGAACGTGCGCATGCGTCGGGAAAGCTCGCCTCGCAAAGTCCGCCGATCACTATTGAGGCTCCAAAGGATCCCGCACACGGCGATGCGGCGAGCAATATCGCACTCGCGCTCGCGCGTGCGGAAGGCAAAGCGCCGCGCGCAATCGCCGAAGCGATCAAGTCGCACATCGAATTGCCCGCCGAGGTAAGCGAGGTCAGTATCGCCGGTCCCGGCTTCATCAATTTTCGGATGGCGCCGGCGTACTGGCATAGCGAGATGCGCCGCGCCGCTCGCGTCGCCGCGAATTTCTGGAAGCCGCGCAAATTCCAGATTCGCCCCGGCGCCGGCGACAAGATTCAAGTCGAATTTCTTTCCGCGAATCCCACCGGGCCGCTGACTGTCGGCCACGGCCGCAATGCTGTGCTGGGCGATGCGGTGTCGCGTCTTTACGAAGCGGCAGGATTCGCCGTGACCCGCGAGTACTACTTCAATGACGGCGGCCGCCAGATGAAGCTGCTTGGCGAGTCGGTGCGGGTGCGATACCTGCAAGCGCTTGGCCGCGACGCGACGCTGCCCGAGGATGGCTACCAGGGCGAATATATCGCGGACATCGCGCGCGAGCTGGTGAAGGTTCAGGGCGAGAAGCTGCTCGAAGTAACGGACCTCGACGTGTTCCGCCAGGCTGCGGTCAAATCGATATTTGCCGATATCAATCGCACCTGCGATCGTCTGAAGATTCACTTCGATCGTTTTACGAATGAGCTCGACCTGATGAACGACGGCAGGGTCGATTCCGTCCTCGAGGAGCTCAAGAAGCGCGACCTGACGGTCGAGGAGGACGGCGCGATCTGGCTGCGCGCCGAGCCGCTGGGTCTTGCGAAGAATGCGGTCCTGGTGCGATCGGGGCCGGATCGGCAGCCGACCTATCGCACGCCCGACATCGCGTATCATATCGAGAAGCTCGAGCGCGGCTTCGATCTGATCGTTGACGTGTTCGGCGCCGACCATATCGCGGAGCATCAGCAGGTCGTCGCCGCGGTCAAGGCGCTCGGCCACGACACCACGTCGATCAAGGCGATCATCTACCAGTTCGTGACGCTGACGCGCGGCGGCGAGAAAGTGAAGATGTCCACGCGCAAGGCGACCTACGTCACGCTCGACGAATTGATCGACGAAGTCGGTCCGGACGTGGTGCGATTTTTCTTCCTGTTCCGCAAATCCGACAGCCATCTCGATTTCGATCTCGACCTCGCGCGCAAGCAGGCACCGGAGAATCCGGTGTTCTACGTGCAATACGCGCACGCGCGCCTCGCGAGCGTGTTTCGCGAGGCCGCCAAGGTCGAGCTCGCGCTGCCTACCGATACGTCGGCAACTGATCTCGCACTGTTATCAGCCGAAGAGCTGGAACTCGCAAAGCGCGCCGTCGCATTGCCCGACGTGATGACGGCGGCAGCCGAAGCGCTCGAGCCACATCGCATTCCTTTCTATCTGCTCGAGCTGGCCGGCGAGTTCCATCGCTACTACAACAAGCCCTCGAATCGTATAATTTCGCCGGACCGGGATTTGAGTCTGGCGCGGATGTTCCTGGCGGATATTTTACGAGCCGCGTTCGCAGGTGGGCTGGGACTACTCGGTGTAAGTGCACCGGAGCGGATGTGA
- a CDS encoding aminodeoxychorismate/anthranilate synthase component II — protein MSSKAPRIVMIDNYDSFTYNLVQYLGELGADVVVKRNDAIDVSGVRALHPKAVVISPGPCTPAEAGISVRLLKEMAGEIPILGVCLGHQCIGEAFGGKVVRAARLMHGKTSPVIHDNKTIFEGLPEPFDAMRYHSLIVENATLPAHLEVSARTAEDEIMGLRHREFPIEGVQFHPESILTFEGKHLLRNFLDRYAK, from the coding sequence ATGTCATCGAAAGCACCGCGAATCGTGATGATCGATAACTACGACTCGTTCACCTACAACCTCGTGCAGTATCTGGGCGAGCTCGGCGCCGACGTCGTCGTGAAGCGCAACGACGCGATCGATGTGAGCGGCGTGCGCGCGCTGCATCCCAAGGCGGTCGTTATCTCGCCGGGGCCGTGCACTCCCGCCGAGGCCGGCATCTCCGTGCGGCTCTTGAAGGAGATGGCGGGTGAGATTCCGATTCTCGGCGTGTGCCTCGGCCATCAATGCATCGGCGAGGCGTTCGGCGGCAAGGTCGTGCGCGCGGCGCGCCTGATGCACGGCAAGACTTCCCCGGTCATTCATGACAACAAGACAATCTTCGAGGGACTGCCCGAGCCGTTCGATGCGATGCGCTATCATTCGCTGATCGTCGAGAACGCCACGCTGCCCGCGCATCTCGAAGTCAGCGCGCGCACGGCTGAGGACGAGATCATGGGGCTCAGGCATCGCGAGTTTCCGATCGAGGGCGTGCAGTTTCATCCCGAATCGATCTTGACCTTCGAAGGCAAGCATCTTTTAAGGAACTTTCTCGATCGGTACGCGAAATGA